Proteins from one Gimesia sp. genomic window:
- a CDS encoding DUF4405 domain-containing protein — MKRILDNLRVDLMTAALLIVMIATGYILRFPLPPGTNKSLSLWGLSRHQWGTIHFWASLGLLAFVVVHVCLHWQWIVISVKRRVGITASSTSPVRDGLITVLALSTILVLFGWAAQSGVKKITEPVHDQPNPLVPEAEYNKVAFWSDVYPIFERYCLSCHGPHREASGFRVDRREDYFDDTSSAALIQPGNSDGSPLIAILSGKKAGMERTDVHRLADYQVAIVAAWIDEGADWPDRPEKQPGIKP; from the coding sequence ATGAAGCGGATTCTCGATAATCTCCGCGTCGATCTGATGACCGCCGCTCTGCTAATAGTGATGATAGCTACGGGCTATATCCTCCGTTTCCCGCTGCCTCCGGGCACCAACAAATCATTGTCACTTTGGGGGCTGTCACGGCACCAATGGGGCACGATTCACTTCTGGGCCAGCCTAGGCCTTTTGGCGTTTGTAGTCGTGCATGTTTGTCTCCATTGGCAATGGATAGTTATCTCGGTGAAACGCCGAGTTGGGATTACGGCTTCTTCTACTTCACCAGTTCGCGATGGCTTGATAACCGTTCTCGCTCTGTCCACTATATTGGTACTGTTTGGCTGGGCAGCTCAATCGGGCGTCAAGAAGATTACAGAACCAGTCCATGACCAACCGAATCCTCTAGTCCCCGAAGCAGAATATAATAAGGTTGCTTTTTGGAGCGATGTCTATCCGATCTTTGAGCGGTATTGCTTGTCCTGCCACGGGCCCCATCGCGAAGCCAGCGGCTTTCGTGTGGACCGTAGAGAGGACTATTTCGACGATACGTCAAGTGCAGCCTTAATTCAACCGGGCAACAGCGACGGAAGTCCTCTGATTGCGATTCTGTCAGGAAAGAAAGCTGGAATGGAGAGAACCGACGTGCATCGACTTGCGGATTACCAAGTTGCCATTGTAGCTGCCTGGATTGATGAGGGCGCTGATTGGCCTGACCGCCCGGAAAAGCAGCCAGGCATAAAACCCTAA
- a CDS encoding zinc-dependent alcohol dehydrogenase family protein gives MKAMVLESFGGPESFELRDVPKPVPHAGQVLVQVHATSINPLDYQVRRGDYPDLVQLPAITGHDVSGVVEEVGPGVTTFSPGDEVWYTPQIFDGPGSYAEYHVAAESIIGKKPASLSHLEAASLTLVGGTVWEALVVRAELRVGESILVHGGAGGVGHAAIQLAKAMGARVFTTVREANFEFVRSLGADVVIDYQKEDYVDVIMRETGGSGVDVVFDTIGGNTLSRSPDTLAQLGRVVTIVDIAQPQNVIQAWGKNASYYFVFTRQNRGKLDELSALIERGQLLPHLGAVYSLADIPLAHALLESPNNGVQGKIAIAIDRRLSESIE, from the coding sequence ATGAAAGCGATGGTACTTGAATCATTTGGTGGCCCGGAATCGTTCGAACTTCGTGACGTACCCAAGCCCGTGCCGCATGCGGGCCAAGTCCTTGTCCAGGTACATGCAACCTCTATCAATCCGTTGGATTACCAAGTCCGACGTGGCGATTATCCCGACTTGGTGCAACTGCCGGCCATTACCGGACACGACGTATCTGGCGTTGTCGAAGAAGTCGGTCCGGGTGTGACGACTTTCTCTCCAGGGGACGAAGTCTGGTACACCCCGCAAATATTTGACGGGCCAGGAAGTTATGCCGAGTACCACGTTGCTGCCGAAAGCATTATCGGAAAGAAGCCTGCCTCGTTGAGTCATCTTGAGGCGGCAAGTCTGACTTTAGTGGGCGGGACGGTGTGGGAAGCACTGGTCGTACGTGCGGAGCTAAGAGTAGGGGAGAGCATTCTGGTACACGGCGGCGCGGGAGGAGTCGGTCATGCGGCGATCCAGCTCGCAAAAGCCATGGGAGCGAGAGTGTTTACAACCGTGCGCGAAGCAAACTTTGAGTTCGTACGAAGTTTGGGGGCCGATGTGGTCATCGACTACCAAAAAGAGGATTATGTCGACGTCATCATGCGGGAAACAGGTGGCAGCGGAGTCGATGTCGTGTTCGACACCATCGGCGGAAACACATTATCGCGCAGCCCCGATACGCTCGCGCAACTTGGCCGCGTTGTCACGATCGTGGACATTGCACAGCCACAAAACGTCATTCAAGCCTGGGGCAAGAACGCGAGTTATTACTTCGTTTTCACAAGACAAAACCGCGGCAAGCTTGATGAGTTGAGCGCATTAATAGAGCGCGGTCAGTTGCTGCCACACCTTGGCGCCGTCTATTCGCTTGCCGATATTCCGCTCGCCCATGCACTGTTGGAGAGTCCCAATAACGGTGTTCAAGGAAAGATTGCAATTGCAATAGACCGTCGGCTTAGTGAATCCATAGAGTAA
- a CDS encoding SHD1 domain-containing protein produces the protein MQNQLTRNLLFKISITCLLLLSFLISQASAADRTWTSADGRQRVRAEFAGLKGDQVQLKITGGLIVSLPLAQFSERDQNYIQRTASTDSPDQTPNSETKKMVIPDPVDSVKTADTETNKQGAVATSGDMERLANDEIGKASRLLGEKFNLRLVNGLPVIHQDHFLELGNIRSATERRQRSKAAEQALAREQQNFSKLLERVALGVDESWIEEFLPNFIANHYPRQVVKSVLDSRYQTGGAVGIWKGDNEFERRAAQQKFEREYGETLSELAIKGPFRICFISKARLSPYDFTRKGLAVKALAHGGTPVVPGLEWRTTFPTLPSSGGYRRSLNVAGSPVAGTSFWKVGPDIVNRLPSRTKKSILGGAVTKRWAFIATVVTFRSAPLLEPADRQMPAIFGTVDSVELFADPTLRKPLHSFPLKRYPTAVLVGGVEAVSESSNAVIPLDEFAVAGLIVRNQELKLHDESWTRIWQQVSKKDQQAVLKTREKLNSYSDLSFSIPSMISTQRASADLNQRVSSASQEVSRLRLEIQGLMSPSRQPFFPPFAGTFGATWDQDRESISAAQRQQLSDWLAGRTEAAGDLYRLYFKVVLDPRTDEPRLEDMSLTQQQAELRAAGEQPSHLISLYENRAFDERGELELRGTETGLFQRAGQEYQPYEFLLNLGCDTKTLMRSLPEEAVKKALAERSDEIRIAVTLDVRVQQLRSMDTDTGKQGGYATVILDSLPIHISVGEKDKAPLYEGPLQMAALEKLAAHQPEKAIPVQSKVNENAFALSPQAMLPLIASITSEFLENPEQLDQLMVMRWRFENVPMFDVKPDQVRFFDKGSQNLPSRDVRAAKAEKFKAWLKRWAESIPDQFTMQFDNFRFQGLDKERPCPALFLNSFSPWSGGGDVNAYGHMMSQLKNPDKIHPKMAAEEVQTLLDLFAIAPRDLLMDQIYAVPDQEGRNFKAASTSPQAIPGLAVDRPAEPIFPLLRFDKEIWPAENARLEQTAHKPRLELTAKVTSFKLVEELPRHPWVEGLSRFHSREYPSDRIIDNGKYAIMEVKLKSARLVDPATGITVLPLVLKEYRAVDLKALDQQNE, from the coding sequence ATGCAGAATCAGCTTACGAGGAATCTCTTGTTCAAAATCAGCATTACCTGCTTGTTGTTGCTCAGTTTTCTAATCAGTCAGGCCTCCGCTGCGGATCGGACTTGGACCAGTGCCGATGGCAGGCAGAGGGTCAGAGCAGAGTTCGCTGGCCTTAAGGGAGATCAGGTGCAACTGAAGATTACCGGGGGGCTGATTGTGAGCCTCCCGCTGGCTCAGTTCAGCGAACGCGATCAGAATTATATCCAGCGGACTGCTTCGACCGATTCACCGGATCAGACACCGAACTCAGAAACAAAAAAGATGGTGATACCAGACCCGGTTGACTCGGTCAAAACAGCGGACACTGAGACAAACAAGCAAGGGGCGGTCGCGACTTCGGGAGATATGGAGCGGTTGGCGAATGATGAAATCGGGAAAGCATCGCGGCTGCTGGGGGAGAAATTCAATCTCAGGCTGGTGAATGGACTGCCGGTGATCCACCAGGATCACTTCCTGGAACTGGGGAATATTCGTTCTGCTACCGAGCGGCGTCAGCGTTCTAAGGCTGCGGAGCAGGCTCTGGCGCGCGAACAGCAGAACTTTAGCAAGTTGCTGGAACGGGTTGCTTTGGGTGTGGATGAGAGTTGGATCGAAGAATTTCTACCAAATTTTATTGCCAATCATTATCCCCGACAGGTTGTGAAATCGGTGTTGGACTCCAGATATCAGACAGGGGGCGCGGTTGGTATCTGGAAAGGTGATAACGAATTCGAAAGACGGGCTGCACAACAGAAATTTGAACGCGAGTATGGGGAGACTCTGTCCGAGTTAGCGATCAAAGGGCCGTTTCGGATCTGTTTTATTTCCAAAGCACGATTATCGCCTTATGACTTTACCCGCAAGGGACTGGCGGTAAAAGCACTGGCGCACGGGGGAACGCCTGTGGTCCCTGGTCTCGAATGGAGAACAACATTTCCCACACTGCCTTCGAGTGGCGGATATCGAAGATCGCTCAATGTTGCCGGTTCTCCGGTAGCCGGGACATCGTTCTGGAAAGTCGGTCCGGATATCGTCAACAGATTACCGAGCAGAACGAAAAAAAGTATTCTCGGAGGCGCAGTGACAAAGCGCTGGGCGTTTATTGCGACTGTGGTGACGTTTCGAAGTGCACCCTTACTGGAACCCGCTGATCGTCAAATGCCGGCCATTTTTGGAACGGTAGACTCCGTTGAACTGTTTGCAGATCCCACTTTGCGAAAGCCACTGCACAGCTTTCCCCTGAAACGCTATCCCACGGCTGTGCTGGTAGGTGGCGTGGAAGCTGTGAGCGAATCATCGAACGCAGTGATTCCCCTGGATGAATTTGCCGTAGCCGGTCTGATTGTCCGGAATCAGGAGCTGAAACTTCATGACGAATCCTGGACCCGGATCTGGCAGCAGGTGAGTAAGAAAGATCAGCAGGCCGTTTTAAAGACGCGAGAAAAACTAAACTCGTACTCCGATCTCAGTTTCAGTATTCCCAGTATGATCAGCACGCAGCGGGCTTCAGCGGACTTGAATCAGCGGGTCAGTTCTGCCAGTCAGGAAGTGTCTCGACTGCGCTTAGAGATTCAGGGCCTGATGTCTCCGTCGCGCCAGCCATTCTTTCCCCCTTTTGCAGGAACATTTGGTGCCACGTGGGATCAGGACCGTGAATCGATCTCAGCGGCGCAGCGGCAGCAGTTGTCCGACTGGCTGGCCGGTCGAACAGAAGCCGCGGGTGATCTGTATCGACTGTATTTCAAAGTGGTCCTCGATCCCCGGACAGATGAACCGCGACTGGAAGACATGTCATTGACTCAACAACAGGCTGAACTGCGTGCAGCGGGCGAACAGCCATCACATCTGATTTCCCTGTATGAGAATCGAGCATTTGATGAGCGCGGTGAACTTGAGCTGCGGGGGACAGAAACAGGACTCTTCCAGCGTGCGGGACAGGAATATCAGCCCTATGAATTTCTGTTGAATCTGGGATGCGATACGAAAACTCTGATGAGATCCCTGCCGGAAGAGGCTGTGAAAAAGGCATTGGCTGAGAGAAGCGATGAAATTCGCATCGCGGTTACACTAGATGTCCGGGTTCAACAATTAAGGAGCATGGACACAGATACCGGAAAACAAGGTGGGTATGCGACTGTGATTCTCGATTCGTTGCCCATTCATATTTCTGTTGGCGAAAAAGACAAGGCTCCTTTGTACGAGGGGCCCCTGCAGATGGCAGCGTTAGAGAAGCTGGCAGCGCACCAGCCTGAAAAAGCGATTCCTGTTCAGTCGAAAGTGAATGAAAATGCGTTTGCTTTAAGTCCCCAGGCGATGCTGCCGCTGATTGCTTCTATTACATCAGAGTTTCTGGAGAATCCGGAGCAACTGGATCAACTGATGGTGATGCGCTGGCGTTTTGAAAATGTTCCCATGTTCGATGTCAAACCTGATCAGGTTCGGTTCTTCGACAAAGGCTCACAGAATCTTCCCTCTCGTGACGTACGCGCAGCGAAAGCGGAGAAGTTCAAAGCCTGGCTGAAGCGCTGGGCAGAATCAATACCAGACCAGTTCACGATGCAATTCGATAACTTCCGATTTCAGGGGCTGGATAAAGAACGACCCTGTCCTGCATTATTTTTAAACAGCTTTAGCCCCTGGAGTGGTGGCGGTGATGTAAATGCCTATGGGCATATGATGTCTCAGTTAAAAAATCCGGATAAGATTCACCCCAAGATGGCAGCTGAAGAAGTGCAGACTTTGTTAGACCTGTTTGCGATCGCCCCACGGGACCTTTTAATGGACCAGATCTATGCTGTTCCTGATCAGGAAGGTCGCAATTTTAAGGCAGCGTCTACCAGTCCTCAGGCAATTCCAGGCCTGGCCGTAGATCGTCCTGCAGAACCGATTTTTCCGCTGTTGCGTTTCGATAAAGAGATCTGGCCAGCTGAGAATGCCAGACTGGAACAAACTGCTCACAAACCGCGGTTAGAGCTCACAGCCAAAGTGACTTCATTCAAGCTGGTGGAGGAATTACCTCGACATCCCTGGGTAGAGGGCTTGAGCCGATTTCACAGCAGAGAATATCCCTCAGATCGGATTATCGATAACGGAAAGTATGCCATCATGGAAGTGAAACTGAAGTCCGCCCGACTGGTTGACCCTGCGACGGGGATAACGGTCCTCCCCCTTGTATTAAAAGAGTATCGTGCAGTTGATCTGAAAGCATTGGATCAGCAAAACGAATAA
- a CDS encoding PVC-type heme-binding CxxCH protein, which produces MKRFSHRCAVSSLKSAGWAVALCLSLFVTSFASAGPLVYEGTEGPGKGKHIVFLAGDHEYRSEESLPELARILAKRHGFKCTVLFNIDPETGEIVAGNSNIPGMEALKTADLAVVFLRFQNLPKEQMQHLDDYLKRGGPVVGMRTATHAFNMPESAPFSKYSYQSKDKDYEKGFGHQVLGQTWVGHYGTNHKQSTRITIIDDKKQHPILRGVKDIWVQAGGYVGKPIDGEVLTMAQPLNGMQPDSPADETKPPMPSEWTRTYTSASGKKGRVFTTLYGTPEDLLNDGYRRMLVNACYWALGMEDAIKADANVDFVGPFEPNTFGFGTYAHGIKPEAYAGFKSPIPANHNTKRTDTPQKGGKKAAPKKKDNKPASKSKEPTASVATGKPARFVRIELPGDKRILTLAEVEVLSGGKNVAKGAKATQSSTMGSAVAAKALDGNKSADWGKGGQTHTSNSGSKNPWWEVDLGRAVDVEKVAIWNREGFEGRLEDFTLTLLDANRKEVFRLMKVPAPFSMEIDVKNKGKLEYLTHSGKAGVPYKSTSKSVGAESGSQVEDPTLVEVPADYRDPIPFKFQEGDVVAILGNGLPDRMQHDGWLETLLQSELQGKKVRFRNMSVSGDQVDSFPRSKGAATTTEMLRHVKADVVLAFFGYNESFQGVKKAGDYQKRLVDFVRKTRGSKANGKSFPRIVLFSPIAHEDTGNKNVPDGKAHNVQLEAYTRATAAAAREAGVAYVDLFHPSQQMFQESSEPLTINGIHLTEEGNKQLAEIISSALFGHQVTASQTMEPLRSAVLDKNYKWNNRFRARDGNDVWGGRSILKFTDDQTNAEVLQHELSMLDVMTNNRDPLIWAKAKGEDYQVDDSNVPAPVKVISNVGGGSKSSSAVKEGNLNYISGQEAIEHMALADGFEVSLFADEKQFPELVNPVQMQFDTKGRLWAAVWPTYPKWEPLKEMNDALLILHDDNNDGKADRVTEFARIQNPLGFEFWNGGVLVASAPEIVFLKDTDGDDVADVRTVMLQGLDSSDTHHAANNLIYGPDGAIYWQSGVFMVHNHEHPWGPSLQASESAMYRFDPRRFTISMHAINSPNPHGISFDYWGYHYATDGTGGRAYQVRPEKGGFKMHELLKKEVRPVTASEVVSSAHFPESMQGDFLICNVIGFLGIKHYDLARNATDGTVWGEPAGDDLTVMRLNADGSKTEDKSKGLMMSGDKNFRPADAIFAPDGSLYFCDWHNVIIGHMQHNVRDPNRDHQHGRIYRMTAKGRPLQKPVAIDGEPIPALLENLKSPIDGIRHRTRVELSERDTDAVIAATEEWIKQFDPNKKEDAHHLLEALWLHQQHNVRNLELLGLVLKSPEPHARIAANTVKHLWFNVEGTMRGGVIAETEEAETKKSGILSDTAELTTIRIGTVRERMRYDVTKLTVKPGKKVKLTFANPDFMPHNIMLVNPGKADEVGLAAIALGASGFSVGFIPESKEILWHSQLVDHGQEEVIEFVAPTQEGAYPYICSFPGHHLLMRGTMYVTNDLKAYLAKNPEKEKKITKWKLADLTQDLKRVGQHRNFSRGQEIFTKLACAQCHKINEHSHTLGKNLAIGPNLDEVVKKHKHDPKVVLAEILEPSRKIEDKYRTVLFVLDDGQTINGNIVTEDDKSVTILTGPPQVKQKKVSKDSIEFQRTSPISIMPADLLNTLDKEEILDLLAFVLSGGNAKSDAFHHHH; this is translated from the coding sequence ATGAAACGATTCTCCCACCGCTGTGCCGTATCTTCTTTGAAATCTGCAGGCTGGGCTGTTGCTCTGTGTCTGTCGCTGTTTGTGACCAGCTTTGCCAGTGCGGGGCCGCTGGTTTATGAAGGGACCGAGGGGCCTGGTAAAGGGAAGCATATTGTCTTCCTGGCCGGCGATCATGAGTATCGCTCGGAAGAATCGCTGCCCGAACTCGCCCGCATCCTCGCGAAGCGGCATGGGTTCAAGTGCACGGTGTTGTTTAACATCGATCCCGAGACCGGTGAAATCGTCGCCGGCAATTCGAACATCCCCGGGATGGAAGCCCTCAAGACGGCGGATCTGGCCGTCGTGTTTCTGCGGTTTCAGAATCTGCCCAAGGAACAGATGCAGCATCTCGATGACTACCTGAAACGGGGGGGGCCGGTGGTTGGGATGCGGACCGCCACGCATGCCTTCAACATGCCTGAGTCGGCACCGTTCTCGAAATATTCGTACCAGAGCAAAGATAAAGACTACGAAAAAGGTTTTGGGCACCAGGTGCTGGGACAGACCTGGGTCGGCCATTATGGAACCAATCACAAGCAGAGCACACGCATCACTATCATTGACGATAAGAAACAGCATCCGATTCTGCGGGGCGTGAAAGATATCTGGGTGCAGGCCGGCGGTTATGTCGGTAAGCCGATTGATGGTGAAGTGCTGACGATGGCGCAGCCGCTGAACGGGATGCAGCCCGACTCCCCTGCCGATGAAACCAAACCTCCCATGCCTTCTGAATGGACGCGTACCTACACTTCGGCTTCCGGTAAAAAAGGACGTGTCTTTACGACTCTGTATGGGACGCCTGAGGATCTGCTGAACGACGGTTATCGCCGGATGCTGGTGAATGCCTGCTACTGGGCGCTGGGGATGGAAGACGCGATCAAGGCTGATGCGAATGTGGATTTCGTCGGCCCGTTCGAACCGAACACCTTTGGTTTTGGAACCTACGCACACGGGATCAAGCCGGAAGCTTATGCCGGGTTCAAGAGCCCCATTCCCGCGAACCATAATACCAAACGGACAGATACTCCCCAAAAGGGAGGGAAAAAAGCAGCGCCGAAAAAAAAGGACAACAAGCCGGCCAGTAAGTCGAAAGAGCCCACGGCTTCTGTGGCCACCGGTAAGCCGGCTCGTTTTGTGCGAATTGAACTCCCCGGGGATAAGCGGATTCTGACCCTGGCAGAAGTGGAAGTTCTCAGCGGCGGAAAAAATGTTGCCAAGGGAGCGAAAGCCACGCAGTCGAGCACGATGGGATCGGCGGTCGCCGCCAAGGCATTGGACGGGAACAAGAGTGCGGACTGGGGCAAAGGCGGACAGACTCATACTTCGAACTCGGGTTCGAAAAATCCCTGGTGGGAAGTCGACCTGGGCCGTGCGGTTGATGTGGAGAAAGTGGCGATCTGGAACCGGGAAGGTTTCGAAGGACGCCTGGAAGACTTCACCCTGACGCTGCTGGATGCGAATCGGAAAGAAGTGTTTCGGCTGATGAAGGTCCCTGCCCCGTTCTCCATGGAAATCGACGTCAAGAACAAGGGCAAATTGGAATACCTGACCCACAGTGGAAAAGCGGGTGTGCCTTATAAGTCGACTTCGAAGTCGGTCGGTGCGGAATCGGGGAGTCAGGTTGAAGACCCGACGCTGGTGGAAGTGCCGGCTGATTATCGTGATCCGATTCCCTTTAAATTTCAGGAAGGCGATGTCGTCGCGATCCTCGGAAATGGGCTGCCCGATCGGATGCAGCATGATGGCTGGCTGGAAACCCTGCTGCAGAGTGAACTGCAGGGAAAGAAAGTCCGTTTTCGCAACATGAGCGTAAGTGGCGACCAGGTGGATTCGTTTCCGCGGAGCAAAGGTGCTGCGACGACCACCGAGATGTTACGGCATGTGAAAGCCGACGTCGTCCTGGCATTCTTCGGTTATAACGAATCCTTCCAGGGCGTGAAAAAAGCGGGCGACTATCAGAAACGACTGGTCGATTTCGTCAGAAAGACCCGCGGTTCCAAGGCGAATGGCAAATCGTTCCCGCGGATCGTGCTGTTCAGCCCCATCGCCCATGAAGATACCGGCAACAAAAACGTGCCGGATGGGAAAGCACACAACGTTCAGCTGGAAGCGTACACGCGGGCCACGGCAGCAGCGGCTCGAGAAGCAGGCGTCGCGTATGTCGATCTGTTTCATCCTTCCCAGCAGATGTTCCAGGAGTCGAGCGAACCTTTGACGATTAACGGAATCCATCTGACAGAAGAAGGTAACAAGCAGCTGGCGGAGATTATCTCCTCTGCCCTGTTTGGGCATCAGGTGACCGCGTCTCAGACGATGGAACCGCTGCGGTCTGCCGTGCTGGATAAGAATTACAAATGGAACAACCGCTTTCGTGCCCGTGACGGGAACGATGTGTGGGGTGGTCGTTCGATTCTCAAGTTTACTGACGACCAGACCAACGCCGAAGTGCTGCAGCACGAACTGTCGATGCTGGACGTGATGACGAACAATCGCGATCCCCTGATCTGGGCGAAAGCCAAAGGGGAAGACTACCAGGTTGACGACAGCAACGTGCCTGCTCCGGTGAAAGTGATTTCGAATGTCGGTGGCGGCAGTAAGAGCTCAAGTGCGGTCAAAGAGGGGAACCTGAACTACATCAGTGGTCAGGAAGCGATTGAGCACATGGCGCTGGCTGACGGATTTGAAGTCAGTCTGTTCGCGGATGAAAAACAGTTCCCCGAACTGGTCAATCCCGTGCAGATGCAGTTCGATACCAAGGGGCGTTTGTGGGCGGCTGTCTGGCCGACCTATCCCAAGTGGGAACCGCTGAAAGAGATGAACGACGCCCTGTTGATCCTGCATGATGATAACAACGACGGTAAGGCGGATCGCGTGACCGAGTTTGCCCGCATTCAGAATCCGCTGGGTTTTGAATTCTGGAACGGGGGCGTGCTGGTCGCGTCTGCACCGGAAATCGTGTTCCTGAAGGATACCGATGGGGACGACGTGGCCGATGTGCGGACCGTGATGCTGCAGGGCCTCGATTCCTCGGACACCCATCATGCGGCCAACAACCTGATTTACGGTCCCGATGGCGCCATCTACTGGCAGAGCGGCGTGTTCATGGTACATAACCACGAGCATCCCTGGGGGCCTTCACTGCAGGCCAGTGAGTCAGCCATGTATCGCTTCGATCCACGGCGGTTCACGATTTCGATGCACGCGATCAATTCACCCAACCCGCACGGGATTTCGTTCGATTACTGGGGCTATCATTATGCGACCGATGGCACCGGCGGACGGGCTTACCAGGTCCGGCCGGAAAAAGGCGGGTTCAAAATGCACGAGCTGCTCAAGAAAGAAGTTCGTCCTGTGACCGCCAGCGAAGTGGTCAGCAGTGCGCACTTCCCTGAGTCCATGCAGGGTGACTTCCTGATCTGCAACGTGATCGGGTTCCTGGGTATCAAGCACTACGACCTGGCCCGCAACGCCACCGACGGCACCGTGTGGGGTGAGCCGGCGGGCGATGATCTGACCGTGATGCGTTTAAACGCGGACGGATCGAAAACGGAAGATAAATCCAAGGGGCTGATGATGAGCGGGGATAAGAATTTCCGTCCCGCGGATGCGATTTTTGCTCCCGATGGTTCGCTGTATTTCTGTGACTGGCATAACGTGATCATCGGACACATGCAGCACAACGTTCGCGACCCCAACCGCGATCATCAGCATGGTCGTATTTACCGGATGACCGCCAAGGGGCGTCCGCTGCAGAAACCGGTGGCCATCGATGGCGAGCCGATTCCTGCCCTGCTGGAAAATTTGAAATCGCCGATCGACGGCATTCGTCATCGGACCCGCGTCGAATTGAGCGAACGCGATACCGATGCCGTGATTGCCGCGACGGAAGAATGGATCAAACAGTTTGATCCCAATAAGAAGGAAGACGCACATCACCTGCTGGAAGCACTCTGGCTGCATCAGCAGCACAATGTCCGGAATCTGGAACTGCTGGGGCTGGTACTCAAGTCGCCCGAGCCGCATGCCCGTATCGCCGCGAATACGGTGAAGCATCTCTGGTTCAACGTGGAAGGCACGATGCGTGGTGGGGTGATTGCCGAAACGGAAGAAGCCGAGACCAAGAAGTCGGGTATTCTGAGCGATACAGCCGAGCTGACAACGATTCGCATCGGGACGGTCCGCGAGCGGATGCGTTACGATGTGACGAAGCTGACCGTCAAGCCCGGCAAGAAGGTGAAGCTGACGTTTGCGAACCCCGATTTCATGCCGCATAACATCATGCTGGTGAATCCCGGTAAAGCCGACGAAGTCGGACTGGCAGCCATTGCCCTGGGGGCCAGCGGGTTTTCTGTGGGCTTTATTCCTGAGAGCAAAGAGATCCTCTGGCACAGTCAGCTGGTGGATCATGGTCAGGAAGAGGTGATTGAATTTGTCGCTCCGACCCAGGAAGGGGCTTATCCTTATATCTGCTCGTTCCCCGGTCACCACCTGCTGATGCGGGGTACCATGTATGTGACCAACGATCTCAAAGCGTATCTGGCGAAGAACCCGGAGAAAGAGAAGAAGATTACCAAGTGGAAACTGGCCGATCTGACACAGGACCTGAAACGGGTCGGTCAGCATCGGAACTTCTCGCGGGGACAGGAGATTTTCACCAAGCTGGCCTGTGCCCAATGCCATAAGATCAATGAGCACAGCCACACGCTGGGCAAGAACCTGGCGATTGGCCCGAATCTGGATGAGGTTGTGAAGAAGCATAAGCACGACCCGAAAGTGGTTCTGGCTGAAATCCTGGAGCCTTCGCGGAAGATCGAAGATAAGTACCGCACGGTGCTGTTCGTGCTGGATGACGGTCAGACCATCAACGGGAACATCGTTACCGAAGATGACAAATCGGTCACGATTCTGACCGGACCTCCCCAGGTGAAACAGAAGAAGGTGTCGAAGGATTCGATTGAATTCCAGCGAACTTCTCCCATTTCGATTATGCCCGCCGACCTGCTGAATACGCTGGACAAAGAGGAGATTCTGGATCTGCTCGCGTTCGTGCTGTCCGGCGGGAATGCGAAGTCGGATGCGTTTCATCATCACCACTAA